The following are encoded together in the Variovorax sp. PBS-H4 genome:
- a CDS encoding threo-3-hydroxy-L-aspartate ammonia-lyase, translating to MPGTLNLPTYDDVAAAARRLEGHAHRTPVLRSRTADEELGAQLFFKCENLQRMGAFKFRGAFNALAKFDDEQRRGGVVAFSSGNHAQAIALAARILGMPATIVMPHDAPAAKVAATKGYGGQVVIYDRYKDDREQIGRDLAQKHGMTLIPPYDHPDVMAGQGTAAKELFEEAGPLDALFVPLGGGGLLSGSALATRALAPQCKLYGVEPEAGNDGQQSFRSGSIVHIDTPRTIADGAQTQHLGQHTFAVIRRDVDDVLTASDAQLVEAMRFFATRMKLVVEPTGCLGFAAAREMKAQLRGLRVGVLISGGNIDVERLGALLAG from the coding sequence ATGCCAGGCACCCTGAACCTTCCCACCTACGACGATGTCGCCGCCGCCGCGCGGCGGCTCGAAGGCCACGCCCATCGCACGCCGGTCCTGCGCTCGCGCACCGCCGATGAGGAATTGGGCGCGCAGCTCTTCTTCAAGTGCGAGAACCTGCAGCGCATGGGCGCCTTCAAGTTCCGCGGTGCCTTCAATGCGCTCGCGAAGTTCGACGACGAGCAACGGCGCGGCGGCGTGGTGGCTTTCTCCTCGGGCAACCATGCGCAGGCGATCGCGCTGGCGGCGCGCATCCTCGGCATGCCCGCCACCATCGTGATGCCCCACGATGCGCCAGCCGCGAAGGTGGCGGCGACCAAGGGCTACGGCGGGCAGGTGGTGATTTACGACCGCTACAAGGACGACCGGGAGCAGATCGGGCGCGACCTGGCGCAGAAACACGGCATGACGCTGATCCCGCCCTACGACCACCCCGACGTGATGGCCGGCCAGGGCACGGCGGCGAAGGAGCTGTTCGAGGAAGCGGGCCCGCTCGATGCGCTGTTCGTGCCGCTCGGCGGCGGCGGGCTGCTCTCCGGCTCCGCGCTGGCCACGCGGGCGCTCGCGCCGCAGTGCAAGCTCTACGGCGTGGAGCCCGAGGCGGGCAACGACGGGCAGCAGTCCTTTCGCAGCGGCAGCATCGTCCACATCGACACGCCCAGGACGATTGCCGACGGCGCGCAGACGCAGCACCTGGGGCAGCACACCTTTGCCGTCATCCGCCGCGATGTCGACGACGTGCTGACGGCGAGCGACGCACAGCTGGTGGAGGCCATGCGCTTCTTCGCCACGCGCATGAAGCTGGTGGTGGAGCCTACTGGCTGCCTGGGCTTCGCGGCGGCGCGCGAGATGAAGGCGCAGCTGCGCGGCCTGCGCGTGGGCGTGCTGATCAGCGGCGGCAATATCGATGTGGAGCGCCTGGGCGCCCTGCTCGCGGGCTG